In Myotis daubentonii chromosome 6, mMyoDau2.1, whole genome shotgun sequence, a genomic segment contains:
- the VTA1 gene encoding vacuolar protein sorting-associated protein VTA1 homolog isoform X2: MSPDQGLGQGGACNQGRLYAMQTGMKIDSKTPECRKFLSKLMDQLETLKKQLGDNEAVTQEIVGCAHLENYALKMFLYADNEDRAARFHKNMIKSFYTASLLIDVITVFGELTDENVRHRKYARWKATYIHNCLKNGETPQAGPVGIEDDNDVEENEDVGATSLPTQPPQPSSSTYDPSNMPSSNYTGIQIPPGAHAPANTPAEVPHSTGVTSNTIQPTPQTIPAIDPALFNTVSQGDICLTPEDFARAQKYCKYAGSALQYEDVSTAVQNLQKALKLLTTGRE, from the exons gtCGTTTATATGCGATGCAAACTGGAATGAAGATTGATAGTAAAACTCCTGAATGTCGTAAATTTTTATCAAAGCTAATGGATCAGTTAGAAACT cTTAAGAAACAGTTGGGTGATAATGAAGCTGTTACTCAAGAAATAGTTGGTTGTGCCCATTTGGAGAATTatgctttgaaaatgtttttgtatGCAGATAATGAAGATCGGGCTGCACGATTTCACAA aAACATGATCAAGTCCTTCTATACAGCAAGTCTTTTAATAGATGTCATAACTGTGTTTGGAGAACTTACTGATGAA aatgtGAGACACAGAAAGTATGCAAGGTGGAAGGCAACATATATCCATAATTGTTTAAAGAATGGAGAGACTCCTCAAGCAGGGCCTGTTGGAATTGAAGATGATAATg ATGTTGAAGAAAATGAAGATGTTGGAGCCACCTCCCTGCCCACTCAGCCACCTCAGCCATCATCTTCAACTTATGACCCCAGCAACATGCCTTCGAGCAACTATACTGGAATACAGATTCCTCCTGGTGCACATGCCCCAGCAAATACACCAGCAGAAGTGCCTCACAGCACAG GTGTAACAAGTAATACTATTCAACCTACTCCACAAACTATTCCGGCCATTGATCCTGCACTTTTCAATACAGTTTCCCAGG GGGATATCTGTCTAACACCCGAGGACTTTGCTAGAGCTCAGAAATACTGCAAATATGCTGGCAGTGCTTTGCAATACGAAGATGTCAGCACTGCTGTGCAGAATCTGCAGAAGGCCCTCAAGTTACTGACTACAGGCAGAGAATAA
- the VTA1 gene encoding vacuolar protein sorting-associated protein VTA1 homolog isoform X3 yields MQTGMKIDSKTPECRKFLSKLMDQLETLKKQLGDNEAVTQEIVGCAHLENYALKMFLYADNEDRAARFHKNMIKSFYTASLLIDVITVFGELTDENVRHRKYARWKATYIHNCLKNGETPQAGPVGIEDDNDVEENEDVGATSLPTQPPQPSSSTYDPSNMPSSNYTGIQIPPGAHAPANTPAEVPHSTGVTSNTIQPTPQTIPAIDPALFNTVSQGDICLTPEDFARAQKYCKYAGSALQYEDVSTAVQNLQKALKLLTTGRE; encoded by the exons ATGCAAACTGGAATGAAGATTGATAGTAAAACTCCTGAATGTCGTAAATTTTTATCAAAGCTAATGGATCAGTTAGAAACT cTTAAGAAACAGTTGGGTGATAATGAAGCTGTTACTCAAGAAATAGTTGGTTGTGCCCATTTGGAGAATTatgctttgaaaatgtttttgtatGCAGATAATGAAGATCGGGCTGCACGATTTCACAA aAACATGATCAAGTCCTTCTATACAGCAAGTCTTTTAATAGATGTCATAACTGTGTTTGGAGAACTTACTGATGAA aatgtGAGACACAGAAAGTATGCAAGGTGGAAGGCAACATATATCCATAATTGTTTAAAGAATGGAGAGACTCCTCAAGCAGGGCCTGTTGGAATTGAAGATGATAATg ATGTTGAAGAAAATGAAGATGTTGGAGCCACCTCCCTGCCCACTCAGCCACCTCAGCCATCATCTTCAACTTATGACCCCAGCAACATGCCTTCGAGCAACTATACTGGAATACAGATTCCTCCTGGTGCACATGCCCCAGCAAATACACCAGCAGAAGTGCCTCACAGCACAG GTGTAACAAGTAATACTATTCAACCTACTCCACAAACTATTCCGGCCATTGATCCTGCACTTTTCAATACAGTTTCCCAGG GGGATATCTGTCTAACACCCGAGGACTTTGCTAGAGCTCAGAAATACTGCAAATATGCTGGCAGTGCTTTGCAATACGAAGATGTCAGCACTGCTGTGCAGAATCTGCAGAAGGCCCTCAAGTTACTGACTACAGGCAGAGAATAA